Proteins encoded by one window of Hymenobacter sp. J193:
- a CDS encoding IS110 family transposase: protein MPSAKPLIPPLKYVVGIDIAKSSFVACFGQVDGHQQLLFGKETTFENTLGGFASLLSWVARQQAVAVPLWFVVEATGVYYEELAYFLADQQQLLSVLLPNKVKHFARSTELKSKTDQLDARLLCRLGLERALPAWQPPTPALRQLRALARERQVLTKQGAQLKARVHAYQHSYQPDSRTLARLAAQQQLILQQLAALDQDLTELLAAEPELARKLTQLTSIPGIGLTTAIIVVAETSGFALVENERQLASYAGLDVVQRQSGLSAHATRISKRGNTRLRTALYLPALSSLRHNPRQIAFYARLRTRHPSGKPGVIAVMRKLLVLCYSLWKNDQAYNPDYPTAHQSRHEIAPATEVSRGYTG, encoded by the coding sequence ATGCCCTCCGCAAAACCCCTGATTCCCCCGCTCAAGTACGTTGTCGGAATCGACATTGCCAAGAGCTCCTTTGTCGCCTGCTTTGGCCAGGTGGACGGCCACCAGCAGTTGCTCTTTGGCAAGGAAACTACCTTTGAAAACACGCTGGGCGGCTTTGCCAGCCTGCTCAGCTGGGTGGCCCGGCAGCAAGCGGTTGCCGTTCCGCTGTGGTTTGTGGTCGAAGCCACCGGCGTCTACTACGAGGAGCTAGCGTACTTTTTAGCCGATCAGCAGCAGCTACTCAGCGTGCTGTTGCCCAATAAGGTGAAGCATTTTGCCCGCAGCACGGAACTCAAAAGCAAGACCGACCAGCTGGACGCGCGCTTGCTCTGCCGGTTGGGTCTGGAGCGGGCGCTGCCTGCCTGGCAGCCGCCCACGCCGGCGCTGCGGCAGCTGCGGGCCCTGGCCCGCGAGCGGCAGGTGCTGACCAAGCAAGGGGCGCAGCTCAAAGCCCGCGTACATGCTTACCAGCATAGCTACCAGCCCGATAGCCGAACATTGGCACGCCTGGCGGCCCAGCAGCAACTTATCCTGCAGCAGTTGGCAGCGCTGGACCAGGACCTGACGGAACTGCTGGCGGCCGAGCCGGAGCTGGCGCGCAAGTTGACGCAGTTGACGAGCATTCCCGGCATTGGGCTGACGACAGCCATCATCGTGGTAGCCGAAACCAGCGGCTTTGCCCTGGTCGAGAATGAGCGTCAACTCGCTTCCTATGCCGGCCTGGACGTGGTGCAGCGGCAAAGCGGCCTCTCGGCGCATGCCACCCGCATTTCCAAGCGCGGCAACACGCGCCTGCGCACGGCGCTCTATTTGCCCGCGCTCAGCAGCCTGCGCCATAACCCGCGGCAAATCGCCTTTTATGCCCGTTTGCGTACGCGTCACCCCAGCGGCAAGCCGGGCGTCATTGCTGTCATGCGCAAACTGCTCGTGCTCTGCTACTCGCTCTGGAAAAACGATCAAGCGTATAATCCCGACTATCCCACGGCCCACCAGAGCAGACATGAAATAGCCCCGGCCACAGAAGTGAGCCGAGGCTACACAGGATGA
- a CDS encoding replication initiation protein: MEPSESLEVRQHNAITTARYDYTACQLDLLFFLLSKLRREDLPNQEYQIHMNEVVAMTGREWHYKQLREATESMGSRMFEVENDQSYVQLWMFQKVEYVKGQGFLRIRLSEDIRPYLFELKNNFTSYQLFSALKISSKYAKRIYQLASQWKDIGETKTYDLEEFKLMLKLKDPKGKEPEQFQRISDLKAKVLDIAVRQINENTELKIGYTLLKQGRSFHAVRFYVTKQQPKQLPIPFDESPEQAKILMARRHLESLGIKDAKLIAQIIGDENLVNELFKFMYRLKTDKIKADKNPAGLLLTVLGLKSSAKTS, translated from the coding sequence ATGGAGCCTTCTGAATCACTGGAAGTCAGGCAACACAATGCCATTACGACAGCTCGCTACGACTACACTGCTTGCCAGCTAGACCTGCTGTTCTTCCTGCTCTCCAAACTTCGCCGTGAAGACTTACCGAACCAGGAATACCAGATTCACATGAATGAAGTGGTGGCCATGACGGGGCGGGAATGGCACTATAAGCAACTTCGGGAAGCTACTGAATCCATGGGCTCTCGGATGTTCGAGGTAGAGAATGATCAGTCGTACGTACAGCTCTGGATGTTTCAGAAGGTAGAGTACGTCAAAGGTCAGGGGTTCCTGCGTATTCGCCTTTCGGAAGATATCCGGCCCTATTTGTTTGAGTTGAAAAACAACTTCACTTCCTACCAGCTCTTTTCCGCCCTAAAGATATCCAGCAAGTATGCCAAACGCATCTACCAGCTGGCTTCGCAGTGGAAGGACATTGGGGAGACGAAAACCTACGATCTGGAGGAGTTTAAGCTTATGCTTAAGCTCAAGGATCCGAAGGGTAAAGAGCCCGAGCAGTTTCAGCGCATCAGTGACCTGAAGGCCAAAGTGCTGGACATTGCTGTGCGTCAGATAAACGAAAATACTGAGCTAAAAATTGGATACACCTTGCTCAAGCAAGGCCGCTCTTTTCACGCCGTACGCTTCTACGTTACCAAGCAGCAGCCAAAGCAACTGCCGATTCCTTTTGATGAATCTCCTGAACAAGCAAAGATCTTGATGGCCCGCCGCCATCTGGAATCGCTGGGCATCAAAGACGCCAAGCTTATAGCACAGATCATCGGCGACGAGAATCTCGTAAATGAGCTATTCAAATTCATGTATCGTCTGAAGACGGATAAAATCAAGGCGGACAAGAACCCGGCCGGCTTGCTGCTTACTGTCTTGGGGCTAAAGTCATCCGCTAAAACCAGTTAA